In the genome of Aspergillus luchuensis IFO 4308 DNA, chromosome 2, nearly complete sequence, one region contains:
- a CDS encoding putative bifunctional fatty acid transporter/acyl-CoA synthetase (FAT1) (COG:I;~EggNog:ENOG410PWCZ;~InterPro:IPR042099,IPR000873,IPR020845;~PFAM:PF00501), translated as MEYFSELGGPSIAIASALSAAAGAYINAKFSISTDLSLLYKERSWANRLGQRIAQLGDTATLYKMLERVVEVDGQGAAEALWFEHKTWTYSQLKDLVDRFASLLHTKDIHAGDFVGVFTTNAPEMVVTIYALSKLGAVAALINTNLRDDTFTHCLNVSGSKFIVSTPDLSEFVCSELPHLALNLGAFDSSSAGEIQVITPSDLQQYSPSATTAAKRSISDLSALIYTSGTTGKPKACAIRNMMTLVTSNPNTTDLDDRSKYYPLRTYSPLPLFHGTAFFTGLCYSVGNASTLCLRRKFSASQFWKDVHDSKATRILYIGELCRYLLSTPPSPYDRDHNCIVASGNGLRGEIWERFRQRFGVPEIREFYRSTEGVAKFDNWGEGAWGAGKVGFSGPIKRRFEDDTFIVKYDTETEMPYRDPKTGFCVPAKLGEEGEAIGRVKSRGLLTEYLHNEDATEKKLLRDVFKKGDLFQRTGDLVVRDHDGWVRFQDRVGDTFRWKGENVSAGEIRDHICRIPSVHDAVVYGVKLNGYDGQAGAAGITLEDASPATEESLMARLYSDLKKKGVPSYAFPRLVRLTEKVETGVTFKQAKGALTKKGWDPRTDWGGDKLYWLNGTVYQKLDEQGWASIESGQAKL; from the exons ATCGCCTGGGTCAGCGGATTGCCCAGCTGGGCGATACCGCCACGCTATATAAGATGCTGGAAcgggtggtggaagttgaCGGACAGGGTGCAGCCGAGGCCTTGTGGTTTGAACACAAGACGTGGACTTATAGCCAGCTGAAAGATC TTGTTGATAGATTTGCGTCCTTGCTTCACACCAAGGATATCCATGCCGGGGATTTCGTGGGCGTCTTCACCACGAATGCcccggagatggtggtgacaATCTATGCACTCTCTAAGTtgggtgctgttgctgctctcATTAACACCAATCTGCGTG ATGATACATTCACCCATTGCCTGAACGTCTCTGGAAGCAAATTTATTGTGTCCACACCCGACCTGTCGGAATTCGTGTGTTCCGAACTGCCTCATTTGGCGTTGAACCTAGGTGCCTTTGACAGCAGCTCTGCGGGAGAAATCCAAGTGATCACGCCGTCCGATCTACAACAATACTCCCCTTCAGCGACAACCGCCGCTAAAAGATCTATCAGCGATTTGAGTGCACTGATTTACACCTCGGGAACGACAGGCAAGCCCAAGGCCTGTGCCATCCGCAACATGATGACTCTTGTCACGTCTAACCCTAACACGACCGATCTCGATGACCGCTCCAAGTACTACCCCCTGCGCACATACTCCCCTCTCCCACTTTTTCATGGTACGGCGTTCTTCACTGGTCTTTGCTATTCGGTTGGAAACGCAAGCACTCTTTGCCTTCGGCGCAAGTTCTCCGCTTCTCAATTCTGGAAGGACGTCCATGATTCGAAAGCCACACGTATCCTATACATCGGCGAGCTCTGCAGATATTTGCTGTCAacgcccccttccccttatGATCGTGATCATAACTGTATTGTTGCGAGTGGCAACGGTTTGCGCGGGGAAATTTGGGAGCGCTTCCGCCAACGTTTTGGAGTCCCGGAGATTCGCGAGTTCTATCGGTCAACGGAAGGCGTGGCCAAGTTTGATAACTGGGGTGAAGGAGCATGGGGTGCTGGGAAGGTGGGATTTTCTGGTCCCATTAAGCGACGGTTCGAGGACGATACATTCATCGTCAAGTACGATACCGAGACCGAGATGCCCTACCGCGATCCCAAGACGGGATTCTGTGTACCGGCCAAGcttggtgaagagggagaggcgATTGGCCGAGTCAAGAGCCGTGGCTTGCTGACTGAGTACCTGCACAATGAGGATGCGACTGAGAAGAAGCTTCTGCGGGATGTATTTAAGAAGGGTGACCTCTTCCAACGCACTGGTGACTTGGTTGTGAGGGATCACGATGGTTGGGTCCGGTTCCAGGACCGTGTGGGTGATACTTTCCgttggaagggagagaatgTCAGCGCTGGAGAGATTAGAGATCACATCTGTCGGATACCGTCTGTTCATGATGCGGTTGTTTATGGCGTGAAGCTGAACGG GTATGATGGTCAAGCCGGCGCGGCTGGTATCACTCTGGAGGATGCCTCTCCCGCAACTGAGGAAAGTCTCATGGCTAGACTCTACTCCgacttgaagaagaagggtgtgCCATCTTATGCATTCCCACGTCTTGTCCGACTCACCGAAAA GGTGGAAACGGGAGTTACGTTCAAGCAAGCCAAGGGAGCGTTGACCAAGAAGGGCTGGGATCCTCGAACGGATTGGGGTGGTGATAAGCTGTACTGGCTAAATGGTACAGTCTACCAGAAACTCGATGAGCAGGGCTGGGCATCGATAGAAAGCGGGCAAGCCAAGCTGTGA